A part of Paraburkholderia azotifigens genomic DNA contains:
- a CDS encoding DUF2282 domain-containing protein, whose amino-acid sequence MKSTRAALAATFALSLTVLATGAHAGDAQPKPQEKCFGVSLAGKNDCAAGAGTSCAGTSKVDYQGDAFVMVDKGTCTQIKTPKGFGSLKAKS is encoded by the coding sequence ATGAAAAGCACTCGCGCAGCACTCGCCGCCACCTTCGCCCTTTCCCTCACCGTACTCGCGACGGGCGCCCATGCCGGAGACGCGCAGCCCAAGCCGCAGGAAAAATGCTTCGGCGTGTCGCTCGCCGGCAAGAACGATTGCGCCGCGGGCGCGGGTACGAGCTGCGCGGGCACGTCGAAGGTCGACTATCAGGGCGACGCATTCGTGATGGTCGACAAGGGCACGTGCACCCAGATCAAGACGCCGAAGGGCTTCGGCTCGCTGAAGGCGAAGTCGTGA
- a CDS encoding DoxX family protein, which produces MHAETHETRVSRAKRSGLAAPGATIAARMPRALPPALLLLVARVGIAATFFLSGRTKVSGLLTIKPSTYALFSSEYALPLIPPELAAHLATYAEHLCPLLLVLGLFTRSAAFVLLGMTAVIEIFVYPDAWPTHLTWAGLLLPLIANGAGTWSLDHLLGRSRTTH; this is translated from the coding sequence ATGCACGCCGAAACGCACGAGACTCGCGTGTCGCGAGCGAAACGCAGCGGCCTCGCTGCACCCGGCGCGACGATAGCCGCGCGTATGCCGCGCGCGCTGCCGCCCGCCTTGTTGCTGCTCGTTGCGCGCGTCGGCATTGCGGCCACCTTCTTCCTGTCGGGACGCACGAAAGTGTCGGGCCTGCTGACGATCAAGCCGTCGACCTACGCGCTGTTCAGCTCGGAATACGCGTTGCCGCTGATTCCGCCCGAACTGGCCGCGCATCTCGCCACTTACGCGGAGCATTTATGTCCGCTCCTGCTCGTGCTCGGACTGTTCACGCGGTCCGCCGCGTTCGTACTGCTCGGCATGACGGCCGTGATCGAAATCTTTGTCTATCCGGACGCATGGCCGACGCATCTGACCTGGGCGGGCCTGCTTCTGCCGCTGATCGCCAACGGCGCGGGCACATGGTCGCTCGATCATCTGCTCGGCCGTTCGCGAACGACGCACTGA
- a CDS encoding alpha/beta hydrolase → MRISSTLTLVAAALAVSGSAFAATPDAPDVPTGAKNIVIVHGAFTDGSGWRAVHDILIHKGYNVRIVQPPMTTFEGDVAATSNAVIGQTGPVVLVGHGYGGAVITEAGARPKVKALVYVAAFEPDVGESVTQLAGSMPKLTDGVRMTIDGHYYFDPAKYGTDYAGDLVSNRTDFMAVSQVPATVATFASAPYSVAWHNKPTYGIVATDDRVINPDLQRWMYKRAGSKVTEVKASHAIEISQPEAVAKVIEEAALHAK, encoded by the coding sequence ATGCGCATTTCTTCGACTCTGACTCTCGTCGCAGCCGCCCTTGCCGTTTCCGGCTCGGCCTTCGCCGCAACACCCGATGCACCCGATGTACCCACGGGCGCGAAGAACATCGTGATCGTGCACGGCGCGTTCACCGACGGCTCCGGCTGGCGCGCGGTGCACGACATTCTGATTCATAAGGGCTACAACGTCCGCATCGTCCAGCCGCCGATGACGACGTTCGAAGGCGACGTCGCGGCGACCAGCAACGCCGTGATCGGACAGACTGGTCCCGTCGTGCTCGTTGGTCATGGCTACGGCGGCGCCGTCATCACGGAAGCGGGCGCGCGCCCCAAGGTCAAGGCGCTCGTCTATGTCGCCGCGTTCGAGCCGGACGTCGGCGAAAGCGTGACGCAGCTGGCCGGTTCGATGCCGAAGCTCACGGACGGCGTGCGCATGACGATCGACGGTCACTACTACTTCGACCCAGCGAAGTACGGCACCGATTACGCAGGCGATCTCGTCTCGAACCGCACCGACTTCATGGCCGTCTCGCAGGTGCCCGCCACCGTCGCGACGTTCGCGTCGGCGCCGTATTCCGTCGCATGGCACAACAAGCCGACCTACGGCATCGTCGCGACCGACGACCGCGTCATCAACCCGGACCTGCAACGCTGGATGTACAAGCGCGCCGGTTCGAAGGTGACGGAAGTGAAGGCAAGCCACGCGATCGAGATCTCACAGCCGGAAGCCGTCGCGAAGGTCATCGAAGAAGCGGCTTTGCACGCGAAATAA
- a CDS encoding DUF692 domain-containing protein, translated as MNSSNPRFAGYGLGLRKEHYRDFLETEVPVDFVEVISENFMVEGGQPRDILRRVRERHPVVLHGVSMSIGSADGIDRDYLRRLKSLIGDIEPLFVSDHLSWSRIGRFNSHDLLPVPYTDEALATVCDNIDIAQNALGRTMLFENPSSYLAFEGATMTEWEFISAMSKRTGCALLLDVNNIFVSATNHGFDALAYLDGLPADRVHQIHLAGHSQGRDLLIDTHDSPVCDEVWTLYANAMARLGPVATMIERDGNVPPLNELLRELWIARKLGTRAEHAQDPRIAEAA; from the coding sequence ATGAATTCTTCCAATCCCCGTTTTGCAGGCTATGGTCTTGGCCTGCGCAAGGAACACTATCGCGACTTCCTCGAAACGGAGGTTCCCGTCGATTTCGTCGAAGTCATCTCCGAGAACTTCATGGTCGAAGGCGGTCAGCCGCGCGACATCCTGCGCCGCGTGCGCGAGCGGCACCCGGTCGTGCTGCATGGCGTGTCGATGTCGATCGGCTCGGCGGACGGCATCGACCGCGATTATCTGCGCCGTCTGAAATCACTCATCGGCGATATCGAGCCGCTGTTCGTCTCCGATCATCTGAGCTGGTCGCGCATCGGCCGCTTCAATTCGCACGACCTGCTGCCCGTTCCCTACACCGACGAGGCGCTCGCTACCGTGTGCGACAACATCGATATCGCGCAGAATGCGCTCGGCCGCACGATGCTGTTCGAGAATCCATCGAGCTATCTCGCGTTCGAGGGCGCGACGATGACCGAATGGGAATTCATTTCGGCGATGTCGAAGCGCACGGGTTGCGCCCTGCTGCTCGACGTGAACAATATTTTCGTGAGCGCGACGAATCATGGTTTCGACGCACTTGCGTATCTCGACGGACTGCCTGCCGATCGCGTGCATCAGATCCATCTCGCCGGACATTCGCAGGGTCGCGATCTGCTGATCGACACGCACGACAGCCCCGTGTGCGACGAAGTCTGGACGCTCTATGCGAACGCGATGGCGCGCCTCGGTCCCGTCGCGACGATGATCGAGCGTGACGGCAACGTGCCGCCGCTGAACGAACTGCTCCGGGAACTGTGGATCGCGCGCAAGCTCGGCACGCGCGCTGAACATGCGCAGGACCCGCGCATCGCGGAGGCCGCATGA
- a CDS encoding DNA-binding domain-containing protein translates to MTLAAWQQDFRTWLTDASKEAAFRVGADAMRGLSVYQNNYRGQLIECLEDSFPRVRMLLGDEAFLHAAITHVNHHPPHAWTLDAYADGFGDTLNVLFPHNPDVHELAWIEHALTEAFVAHDAEPLPLDALGSVDWDAARLRFAPSFRHRIATTNADSIWTALSGNAERPESEMLPEPGGLIVWRRQFVSCLKRADAAEYEALLHLQENASFATLCGLLVGRLGEADGVAKAGALLAEWLGSELIVGVDGV, encoded by the coding sequence ATGACGCTCGCTGCGTGGCAACAGGACTTCCGTACGTGGCTCACCGATGCATCGAAAGAAGCGGCATTCCGCGTGGGCGCCGATGCAATGCGCGGATTGTCGGTCTATCAGAACAACTATCGCGGGCAGCTGATCGAGTGTCTCGAAGATTCGTTTCCACGGGTACGGATGTTGCTCGGCGACGAGGCGTTTCTGCACGCGGCCATCACGCACGTCAACCATCATCCGCCCCATGCATGGACGCTCGACGCCTATGCGGACGGCTTCGGCGACACGCTCAACGTGCTGTTTCCGCACAACCCTGACGTGCACGAACTCGCGTGGATCGAGCACGCGCTGACGGAGGCCTTCGTCGCGCACGACGCCGAACCACTGCCGCTCGACGCACTCGGTTCTGTCGACTGGGACGCGGCACGCCTGCGTTTCGCGCCATCGTTCAGGCACCGCATCGCGACCACCAATGCGGATAGCATCTGGACGGCGCTGTCCGGCAATGCCGAGCGGCCTGAAAGCGAAATGCTCCCGGAGCCTGGCGGGCTGATCGTCTGGCGCCGGCAATTCGTGTCGTGCCTGAAGCGCGCCGACGCCGCCGAGTACGAAGCGCTCCTTCATCTGCAGGAAAACGCAAGCTTTGCAACACTATGCGGTCTGCTCGTCGGGCGTCTGGGTGAGGCGGACGGCGTAGCGAAAGCGGGCGCGCTGCTTGCGGAGTGGCTGGGCAGCGAGCTGATCGTCGGCGTGGACGGCGTCTGA
- a CDS encoding tautomerase family protein — protein sequence MPIVTIQVTREGTKPGADCVSAEEKAQLIKGVSQLLLDVLHKPLESTFVVIEEVPTENWGWGGLPALEYRKLKASKQA from the coding sequence ATGCCGATTGTCACCATCCAGGTCACGCGCGAAGGCACGAAGCCGGGCGCGGACTGCGTGAGCGCCGAGGAAAAAGCGCAGCTCATCAAAGGCGTGAGCCAGCTGTTGCTCGACGTGCTGCACAAGCCGCTGGAATCCACCTTCGTTGTGATCGAGGAGGTGCCGACGGAGAATTGGGGCTGGGGCGGTCTGCCCGCCCTGGAGTATCGAAAGCTCAAAGCATCGAAGCAAGCCTGA
- a CDS encoding organic hydroperoxide resistance protein → MSLEKALYTAHATATGGRDGRATVPEAGLDFKLTTPKELGGGGGAGANPEQLFAAGYSACFIGAMKFVAARDKIAMPADASIDSSVGIGPIPNGFGIEVAMKISLPGMDRDAAQDLINKAHIVCPYSNATRNNIDVKLTLA, encoded by the coding sequence ATGTCGCTCGAAAAGGCCCTTTACACAGCACACGCAACCGCAACGGGTGGCCGCGACGGCCGCGCGACCGTGCCGGAAGCCGGCCTCGATTTCAAGCTCACAACGCCGAAGGAACTGGGCGGCGGGGGCGGCGCCGGCGCCAATCCCGAACAGCTGTTCGCGGCCGGCTATAGCGCGTGCTTCATCGGCGCGATGAAATTCGTTGCCGCACGGGACAAGATCGCGATGCCCGCCGATGCGTCGATCGACAGCAGCGTCGGTATCGGGCCGATTCCGAATGGCTTCGGCATTGAAGTCGCGATGAAAATCTCATTGCCTGGTATGGACCGTGATGCCGCGCAGGACCTGATCAACAAGGCTCACATCGTGTGCCCGTATTCGAACGCGACACGCAACAACATCGACGTGAAACTGACGCTGGCTTAA
- a CDS encoding CoA-acylating methylmalonate-semialdehyde dehydrogenase: MQAYTDSADVGHFIHGQRAEGTGSRSQAVFNPATGARARKLLLGEAADVEAAVASAKSAFPKWADTPPIRRARVMLRFLELMNRHRDELAAIITAEHGKVFSDAQGEVSRGIDVIEFACGIPQLLKGDYTEQVSTGIDNWTMRQPLGVVAGITPFNFPCMVPCWMFPVAIATGNTFILKPSERDPSAALFMAELLKEAGLPDGVFNVVQGDKVVVDALLTHPDVKAVSFVGSTPIANYIYETGAKHGKRVQALGGAKNHMVVMPDADLDKAIHALIGAAYGSAGERCMAISVALLVGDVADRIMPRLAERARTLIVKNGMEADAEMGPIVTRQALERIEGYIAEGVKEGATLVVDGRGLKVAGHEDGFFTGGTLFDNVTPEMRIYKEEIFGPVLACVRVKDFTEAVELINAHEFGNGVACFTSDGHIAREFGRRIEVGMVGINVPIPVPMAWHGFGGWKRSLFGDTHAYGEEGVRFYTKQKSIMQRWSESIEKGAEFAMPTAK; encoded by the coding sequence ATGCAAGCCTATACCGACAGCGCAGACGTAGGTCATTTCATTCACGGGCAGCGGGCCGAGGGAACGGGAAGCCGTAGCCAGGCCGTGTTCAACCCGGCGACGGGCGCGAGAGCCCGTAAGCTGCTGCTGGGCGAAGCCGCCGATGTCGAAGCGGCCGTCGCGAGCGCGAAATCCGCGTTTCCGAAGTGGGCCGATACGCCGCCCATCCGGCGTGCGCGCGTCATGCTGCGTTTCCTCGAACTGATGAACCGTCATCGCGACGAACTCGCCGCGATCATCACGGCGGAGCACGGCAAGGTGTTCTCGGATGCGCAGGGCGAAGTGTCGCGCGGCATCGACGTGATCGAGTTTGCGTGCGGCATTCCGCAGCTGCTGAAGGGCGATTACACCGAACAGGTGTCGACGGGCATCGACAACTGGACGATGCGTCAGCCGCTGGGTGTCGTCGCGGGCATCACGCCGTTCAATTTTCCGTGCATGGTGCCGTGCTGGATGTTCCCGGTCGCGATCGCGACGGGCAATACGTTCATCCTCAAGCCGAGCGAGCGCGATCCCTCGGCGGCGCTCTTCATGGCTGAACTGCTGAAAGAAGCCGGCCTGCCCGATGGCGTGTTCAATGTCGTCCAGGGCGACAAGGTCGTCGTCGACGCGCTGCTCACGCATCCCGATGTGAAGGCGGTGAGCTTCGTCGGTTCGACGCCGATCGCGAACTACATCTACGAGACGGGCGCGAAGCACGGCAAGCGCGTGCAGGCGCTGGGCGGCGCGAAGAACCACATGGTGGTGATGCCCGACGCCGATCTCGACAAGGCCATCCACGCGCTGATCGGCGCCGCCTACGGCTCGGCGGGCGAGCGTTGCATGGCGATCTCGGTTGCGCTGCTGGTCGGCGATGTCGCCGACCGGATCATGCCGCGACTCGCCGAGCGCGCCCGCACGCTGATCGTGAAGAACGGCATGGAAGCCGATGCCGAAATGGGCCCGATCGTCACGCGCCAGGCGCTGGAGCGGATCGAAGGCTATATCGCCGAGGGCGTGAAAGAAGGCGCGACGCTCGTCGTCGACGGTCGCGGTCTGAAGGTGGCCGGTCACGAAGACGGCTTCTTCACGGGCGGTACGCTGTTCGACAACGTGACGCCGGAGATGCGCATCTACAAGGAAGAAATCTTCGGCCCGGTGCTCGCGTGCGTGCGCGTGAAGGACTTCACGGAAGCCGTCGAACTGATCAACGCGCATGAGTTCGGCAACGGCGTCGCGTGCTTCACGAGCGACGGTCACATTGCGCGCGAGTTCGGCCGCCGCATCGAAGTGGGCATGGTCGGCATCAACGTGCCGATTCCCGTGCCGATGGCGTGGCACGGTTTCGGCGGCTGGAAGCGCAGCCTGTTCGGCGACACGCATGCTTACGGCGAAGAGGGCGTGCGCTTCTATACGAAGCAGAAGTCGATCATGCAGCGCTGGTCGGAGAGCATCGAGAAGGGCGCCGAGTTCGCGATGCCGACCGCGAAGTAA
- a CDS encoding LysR family transcriptional regulator: MEAQNIEDLWTHLHWLTMLAEQGTYTAAAARLGVSKAAMSQRISELERAAGISLVQRTTRSVRLTEAGQQLVDATRGQYAQIAASFAQVRELSGVPRGQVRVTAPVAFARQQLVPKLPEFLSANPAVRVQLEVSDRIVSLATEGFDLAIRHSAEPPDTHVAWKLCDTHSVIVATRAYLRKRGTPASPDDLAGHDCLFYPRSTGEPMWSFERKTTRKNAARPITLPVKGQFCANNSETLRDAALESLGIALVPDFTAQAAVQAGKLVVVLPDWRVTGAFAEQLYIVRPYASHVPRAVGLFVAYLRERFANGFPV, encoded by the coding sequence ATGGAAGCGCAAAATATCGAAGATCTGTGGACGCATCTGCACTGGCTCACGATGCTCGCCGAACAGGGCACCTACACGGCGGCCGCCGCGCGCCTCGGCGTCAGCAAGGCGGCGATGAGCCAGCGCATTTCCGAACTGGAGCGCGCGGCGGGCATCTCGCTGGTGCAACGCACGACGCGCAGCGTGCGCCTGACGGAGGCCGGCCAGCAGCTCGTCGACGCGACGCGCGGCCAGTATGCGCAGATCGCCGCGAGCTTCGCGCAGGTACGCGAGCTGTCGGGCGTTCCGCGTGGACAGGTCCGCGTGACCGCGCCCGTCGCATTCGCGCGCCAGCAGCTGGTGCCGAAACTGCCCGAATTTCTGTCGGCGAACCCGGCCGTGCGTGTGCAGCTCGAGGTGTCGGACAGGATCGTGTCGCTCGCCACGGAAGGCTTCGACCTCGCGATTCGCCACAGCGCGGAGCCGCCCGATACGCATGTCGCGTGGAAGCTGTGCGATACGCATTCCGTGATCGTCGCGACGCGTGCGTATCTGCGAAAACGCGGCACGCCGGCATCACCCGACGATCTCGCCGGGCACGATTGCCTGTTCTATCCGCGCTCGACGGGCGAACCGATGTGGTCGTTCGAGCGCAAGACGACGAGAAAGAACGCGGCGCGGCCCATTACGCTGCCCGTCAAAGGCCAGTTCTGCGCGAACAACAGCGAGACGCTGCGCGACGCGGCGCTCGAAAGCCTCGGCATTGCGCTCGTGCCGGATTTCACCGCACAGGCTGCCGTGCAGGCGGGCAAGCTGGTCGTCGTGCTGCCCGACTGGCGCGTGACGGGCGCATTCGCCGAGCAGCTTTATATCGTGCGGCCCTACGCGTCACATGTGCCGCGTGCAGTCGGCCTGTTCGTCGCTTATCTGCGCGAGCGTTTCGCCAACGGCTTTCCTGTTTGA
- a CDS encoding PAS domain S-box protein codes for MNASQERQIDTTDTTALLNRERSTNGRLRKLIDAHSRIAAAKLDLDRFLSLVTDSLLELVPAAHASVVEWVDGEDMVYRACSGTIAHHLGLRLKRDGSLSGLCSLEKHLLYSVDTANDPRVDAAACRRVGAMSMIVAPLLYQSEVAGVVKLMAGSASAFSNEDIETLEQITSLVASGMAHQRVFAENRALIEQNTITIARLRTEISLREAADSKLEASLRRRRLVLDTTHDAFVCTDADGIIIDWNDAATHTFGYARDAVMGRPILDALFPARCKARYAELDVFRITPEPNPEASSHRSRTELIARRIDGNEFPAELSVCPVQFDGHIELAYFVRDVTERFSARELDKRFRVLVDAIKDYAITMLDSQGNITTWSAGSTQVMGYAPHEVLGQPASLFYTPEDVAAGRPRRDLELAAREGRVETEEWRVRRNGTIFWANIITTALRDPNGALQGFAKITRDMSRRRRLEELEASSQRMSQFLALLGHELRNPLAPLRNAVSMLQLKSAGHHGFLPEHELIDRQLSHLTRLVDDLLDAGRVTLGRVQIEPKPVSMQAIAQLSIEGSAPLLAARDQTLDVVMPDTPMFIEGDLTRMVQVVQNLLNNASKFSPAGASIGLQVFRSGRLLAIRIHDPGRGIDPDAIDAIFNLFVQETPTEEQADKSGLGIGLTLARAIVDLHGGHIEAHSEGRGKGSVFTVWLPECSHAIADEGPRDEAPAPAQAVDLKVMVVDDNIDSADSMATLVKVLGHEAHAVYDGAAAIDLAHTLQPDLVLLDLSMPKMTGFEALPHIRKALAAPGAVIAAMTGLGTSEDRARTEAAGFDLHLTKPVDLPDLEGVLQIAVKHVRD; via the coding sequence ATGAATGCCAGCCAGGAACGACAAATCGACACGACCGACACCACTGCACTGCTGAACCGCGAGCGATCGACGAATGGGCGTCTGAGAAAGCTGATCGACGCGCATTCCAGAATCGCCGCGGCGAAGCTGGATCTCGACCGCTTTCTGTCGCTCGTCACCGACTCGCTGCTCGAACTGGTGCCGGCCGCGCATGCGTCCGTAGTCGAATGGGTCGATGGCGAGGACATGGTGTATCGCGCGTGCAGCGGCACCATCGCGCATCACCTCGGCTTGCGCCTCAAGCGCGACGGCAGCCTGTCGGGACTGTGCTCGCTGGAAAAGCATCTGCTGTACAGCGTCGATACGGCCAACGATCCGCGCGTCGATGCGGCCGCGTGCAGGCGCGTCGGCGCGATGTCGATGATCGTCGCGCCGCTGCTCTATCAGTCCGAAGTCGCGGGCGTCGTGAAGCTGATGGCAGGCAGCGCGAGCGCATTCTCGAACGAAGACATCGAGACGCTCGAACAGATCACGTCGCTCGTCGCATCGGGCATGGCGCATCAGCGCGTGTTCGCCGAGAACCGCGCACTGATCGAGCAGAACACCATCACGATCGCGCGGCTGCGCACCGAGATCAGCCTGCGCGAAGCCGCCGACAGCAAGCTCGAAGCGTCGCTGCGGCGCCGCCGTCTCGTGCTCGATACGACCCACGATGCGTTCGTGTGCACCGATGCCGACGGCATCATCATCGATTGGAACGACGCCGCGACGCACACGTTCGGCTACGCACGCGACGCCGTCATGGGGCGGCCCATCCTGGACGCACTGTTCCCCGCCCGCTGCAAGGCGCGCTATGCCGAACTGGATGTCTTCAGGATCACGCCGGAACCGAACCCGGAAGCGTCCTCGCACCGCAGCCGCACGGAACTCATCGCGCGGCGCATCGACGGCAACGAGTTTCCCGCTGAATTGTCCGTGTGCCCCGTGCAGTTCGACGGACACATCGAGCTTGCGTACTTCGTGCGCGACGTCACCGAACGCTTCAGCGCGCGCGAACTCGACAAGCGCTTTCGCGTGCTGGTCGACGCGATCAAGGACTACGCGATCACGATGCTCGACTCGCAAGGCAACATCACGACGTGGAGCGCGGGCTCGACCCAGGTGATGGGCTATGCGCCGCACGAAGTGCTCGGCCAGCCGGCGTCGCTGTTCTACACGCCCGAAGACGTCGCGGCGGGCAGACCGCGGCGCGACCTCGAACTGGCCGCGCGCGAAGGCCGCGTCGAAACGGAAGAGTGGCGCGTGCGCAGGAATGGCACGATCTTCTGGGCAAACATCATCACGACGGCGCTGCGCGATCCGAACGGCGCGCTGCAGGGCTTTGCGAAGATCACGCGCGACATGTCGCGGCGGCGGCGTCTCGAAGAACTCGAAGCATCCAGCCAGCGGATGAGCCAGTTCCTCGCGCTGCTCGGGCACGAACTGCGCAATCCGCTCGCGCCGCTGCGCAATGCGGTGAGCATGCTGCAACTGAAGTCCGCCGGACATCATGGCTTCCTGCCGGAGCACGAACTGATCGACCGGCAGCTGTCCCATCTCACGCGGCTCGTCGACGATCTGCTCGACGCTGGGCGCGTCACGCTGGGACGCGTGCAGATCGAGCCGAAGCCGGTGTCGATGCAGGCCATCGCGCAACTGAGCATCGAAGGCAGCGCGCCGCTGCTGGCCGCGCGCGACCAGACGCTCGACGTCGTGATGCCCGACACGCCCATGTTTATCGAAGGCGATCTCACGCGGATGGTGCAGGTCGTGCAGAACCTGCTGAACAACGCGTCGAAGTTCAGTCCCGCGGGCGCGTCGATCGGCTTGCAGGTGTTCCGTTCGGGCCGGCTGCTCGCGATCCGCATTCACGATCCGGGGCGCGGCATCGACCCCGATGCAATTGACGCGATCTTCAACCTGTTCGTGCAGGAAACGCCGACGGAAGAACAGGCCGACAAGAGCGGTCTCGGCATCGGGCTGACGCTGGCGCGCGCGATCGTCGATCTGCATGGCGGCCATATCGAGGCGCATAGCGAAGGACGCGGCAAAGGCAGCGTGTTCACCGTGTGGCTGCCCGAATGCAGCCATGCGATCGCCGACGAAGGCCCGCGCGACGAAGCGCCCGCGCCCGCGCAAGCCGTCGATCTGAAAGTGATGGTCGTCGACGACAACATCGATTCCGCCGACAGCATGGCGACGCTCGTGAAGGTGCTCGGCCACGAAGCGCACGCGGTGTACGACGGCGCGGCCGCCATCGACCTCGCGCATACGTTGCAGCCCGATCTCGTGCTGCTGGATCTGTCGATGCCGAAGATGACGGGCTTCGAAGCCTTGCCGCATATCCGCAAGGCACTCGCCGCGCCGGGCGCCGTGATCGCGGCGATGACGGGGCTCGGCACCAGCGAAGACCGCGCGCGGACGGAAGCCGCCGGTTTCGATCTGCACCTGACCAAGCCCGTCGACCTGCCCGACCTGGAAGGCGTGTTGCAGATCGCAGTCAAGCACGTGCGCGACTAG